In one Cloacibacillus porcorum genomic region, the following are encoded:
- the glsA gene encoding glutaminase A translates to MKKQDNLLNEQLLNDIGNISRVMSADGKVADYIPELSLMSAELFSLSCQGIDSPLIETGDSGQFFTMQSISKILALSFAIENFGRDNVFRHVGMEASADSFNSLMRIEMTSSKPSNPFMNAGAIAVCSLIYKAYKDGSACRLIAFMKSITGRENGFDERVFASEKRSADRNRALAFFMKSMGLLHGNVEAILDLYFTLCSLRCTSGDLAKIGAMIASGGISIHSGEKILTKETVFTVLGLMSACGLYNESGEFAVRVGLPGKSGVSGGILVSVPGRMGIGVFSPALNAKGNSVAGIKALELLSEKLNLRGLGE, encoded by the coding sequence ATGAAAAAACAAGATAATTTATTAAATGAACAGCTTCTAAACGACATTGGAAATATATCCCGCGTCATGTCCGCTGACGGAAAAGTGGCAGACTATATACCAGAACTTTCATTAATGTCGGCGGAACTATTTTCACTGAGCTGCCAAGGTATCGATTCTCCATTAATTGAGACGGGCGACAGCGGGCAGTTTTTTACCATGCAGTCTATCTCCAAGATCCTTGCCTTATCCTTCGCGATAGAGAACTTTGGCAGGGACAACGTATTCCGTCATGTCGGCATGGAGGCGAGCGCCGACTCATTCAACTCGCTCATGCGTATTGAGATGACCTCCTCCAAGCCGTCGAATCCCTTCATGAACGCGGGAGCGATCGCGGTATGCTCGCTCATCTACAAGGCATATAAAGATGGGTCCGCCTGCAGGCTCATCGCATTTATGAAGAGTATCACCGGCAGGGAAAACGGCTTCGACGAACGGGTCTTCGCCTCGGAAAAACGAAGCGCCGACCGGAACAGGGCGCTGGCCTTTTTTATGAAGAGCATGGGGCTGCTGCATGGCAACGTCGAGGCGATCCTTGACCTTTACTTCACCCTATGCAGTCTGCGCTGCACAAGCGGCGACCTGGCGAAGATCGGCGCGATGATCGCCTCCGGCGGAATATCAATCCACTCGGGAGAAAAGATCCTTACGAAAGAGACCGTCTTCACGGTGCTCGGACTTATGAGCGCATGCGGGCTATACAACGAATCGGGAGAGTTCGCGGTACGCGTCGGCCTGCCCGGCAAGAGCGGCGTCTCCGGCGGCATCCTCGTCTCCGTTCCCGGACGCATGGGTATCGGGGTCTTCTCCCCCGCCCTCAACGCGAAGGGCAACTCTGTCGCGGGGATAAAGGCGCTGGAGTTGCTCTCCGAAAAGCTGAATCTGCGTGGCCTCGGCGAATAG
- a CDS encoding glutamine--tRNA ligase/YqeY domain fusion protein, whose translation MASENKNQNFIEEIITKDLENGTVNEVVTRFPPEPNGYLHIGHAKSICLNFGMAAQFGGRCNLRFDDTNPAKEETEYVEAIMEDVKWLGFEWAELRYASDYFEQFYKWALDLIKAGKAYVDDQNAEEIRANRGTLTKPGSDSPYRDRSVGENLELFAKMTAGEFEEGSHVLRAKIDMASSNLNLRDPVIYRILKREHHRTGAKWCVYPMYDFAHGYEDAIEGVTHSICTLEFQDHRPLYDWFIANVDVPHVPHQYEFARLNLTYTVMSKRKLLELVSLGIVDGWDDPRMPTISGFRRRGYTAASIRRFCREIGVAKADSMVEVELLQHCLREELNKTARRGMAVLNPLKVVLENWPEGFVDELPAENNPEDPEAGSRKVKIGREVYIEREDFMEEPVKGFFRLSPGKEVRLKHAYIIKCGEVIKDAAGNVTELRCSVDMESRGGDAPDGRKIKGTLHWVWGGDAVKARVNLYGHLFTLRNMNDMEEGKDYKDYLDPQSCVVMEEALVEPTLAQAAPLDKFQFLRHGYFCADSATMPERPVFNLTVSLKDSWGKEQKR comes from the coding sequence ATGGCTTCAGAAAATAAGAATCAGAATTTTATCGAGGAGATAATAACTAAAGACCTTGAAAACGGTACGGTCAACGAGGTGGTCACGAGATTCCCACCGGAGCCTAACGGCTATCTCCACATCGGGCACGCGAAATCCATCTGCCTCAACTTTGGCATGGCCGCGCAGTTTGGCGGCAGGTGCAACCTTCGCTTTGACGACACAAACCCCGCGAAAGAGGAGACGGAGTATGTCGAGGCGATCATGGAGGACGTCAAATGGCTGGGTTTCGAGTGGGCTGAGCTGCGCTACGCCTCCGACTATTTTGAACAGTTTTATAAGTGGGCGCTCGACCTCATAAAGGCCGGCAAAGCCTATGTCGACGACCAGAACGCGGAGGAGATACGCGCCAACCGCGGCACGCTGACGAAGCCCGGATCCGACTCGCCTTACAGAGACCGCAGTGTGGGAGAGAACCTTGAACTCTTCGCAAAGATGACGGCGGGAGAATTTGAAGAGGGCAGCCACGTCCTGCGCGCGAAGATCGACATGGCGAGCAGCAACCTGAATCTGCGCGACCCCGTTATCTACCGCATTCTCAAACGCGAGCACCACCGTACGGGCGCTAAATGGTGCGTCTACCCGATGTACGACTTCGCTCACGGCTACGAGGACGCCATCGAGGGCGTCACCCATTCCATCTGCACCCTTGAATTCCAGGACCACCGGCCCCTCTACGACTGGTTCATCGCCAACGTGGACGTTCCGCATGTGCCGCACCAGTATGAATTTGCGCGTCTCAACCTCACCTACACGGTGATGAGCAAACGCAAGCTGCTTGAGCTTGTCTCTCTCGGTATCGTCGACGGCTGGGACGATCCGCGCATGCCGACGATTTCCGGCTTCCGCCGCCGCGGCTATACCGCCGCCTCTATTCGCCGCTTCTGCCGCGAAATCGGCGTCGCGAAGGCCGACAGCATGGTCGAGGTGGAGCTTCTGCAGCACTGCCTGCGCGAAGAGCTCAACAAGACGGCGCGGCGCGGCATGGCGGTGCTGAATCCGCTCAAGGTGGTGCTTGAAAACTGGCCCGAGGGCTTCGTTGACGAGCTGCCCGCCGAGAACAACCCCGAAGATCCCGAGGCCGGCAGTCGTAAGGTGAAGATCGGCAGAGAGGTCTACATCGAGCGCGAAGATTTCATGGAGGAGCCGGTGAAGGGCTTCTTCCGCCTGTCGCCCGGCAAAGAGGTGCGCCTCAAGCACGCCTACATCATCAAGTGCGGCGAGGTGATAAAGGACGCGGCGGGGAATGTCACGGAGCTGCGCTGCTCGGTCGATATGGAGAGCCGCGGCGGTGACGCCCCCGACGGACGCAAGATAAAAGGCACGCTCCACTGGGTGTGGGGCGGTGACGCCGTGAAGGCGAGAGTCAACCTCTATGGACACCTCTTTACGCTGCGCAACATGAACGACATGGAAGAGGGCAAAGACTATAAGGACTACCTTGACCCTCAGTCATGCGTGGTCATGGAAGAGGCCCTCGTGGAGCCTACGCTCGCGCAGGCCGCGCCGCTTGACAAGTTCCAGTTCCTGCGTCACGGCTACTTCTGCGCCGACAGCGCCACCATGCCTGAGCGCCCCGTCTTCAACCTCACCGTATCGCTGAAGGACTCCTGGGGTAAGGAGCAGAAGCGTTAG
- a CDS encoding Ig-like domain-containing protein — MKHLDRVSSGDIGDLTVILSGDSLMSDSNDINLPTDRGLTSLSIESASGDCKISTSSGDASLNMYANGIPITIGEKVYFDGTLYGGSHARDLILKDGENIDITVKGKSAVIYGGCDSADMTSEGSSAIKISLTETGNLGYIFGGGYNSNIGTETNPIPVTINLEGGDTDRSGYMRSSSPRIFGGGKVVNSVGTFREYGDVKILTGKKSFAGETNADVVRIFGGGMVSRPDIYHSAASGDAVQEIIGNIDIEVASADFADTRNKNRIDGIRGGGYVYTGISGDDWNRNGGAVSRVIGNVHLDINRCVDNSLGFGINGGPYAYGPAHTGEISGDITVDIHKITTGTTYVTSVVGGGETIDGGKINIGGNITVNLHDGAASKHNNARINGGVKISSGGGEANISGDIDVNIGNGCSMLDPEPNQSSSIIGCADIEKSSSKGIVNIGGDVRIKIGDDFACYGITGVNIYNENSSVNISGDISITAGDRMSTINPFCGAGYVKGKLNVRNIRIDIGNDFHLDGTSSSGYFYGTGQTKGSSEASIKISDDLKITIGDGLSCSWFFSGGYVLDGTIFIGGDIKTHIGKNAKLASFVGGGYTGAGGYAARSCIVGGSITTVVDGTDGTWNGLYAAGRASVANSKATVGFDLDGNPSAAGGNVSTTIKSGTIKSYYGAGYVSTGSSDAAVRGNVTTTMESGTITSYNGSGYVNGDTSNANINGTASSIFISSSGDINIGSTCSPSGRVYGNNSTADTGGVRLEFQGNNFKRLEGSSSRINIYGYAKTSTSSAKVNGGAALVLDDAVVNGLCYFQPLSNPPTTPPANTAISGEKTLTAKNISGIITAYVCDNIYIEKSADMTFIESSYTPFTCDYLDVAEGASLHLKNDAQPNKDLSGSGKITLPNDKLLVVKGKVTGNPELAIEGTPIGGHIYAAASSASDGGFTYSGPGVLKRSLSDFGSQYLWRVADDGPVVVPEENRTDADHSGVLDIKENSLEDFLIYDAFTAMKDNGTLPVGFDENKLSSIKPIHADSMDIEVTEFAASGDIAEAIARYWDIEPASKDRVKLIALKNTSASNNTGSDGGIFVKFWRMLAETFKNNHGSEVTSGDYLPIEANFTISSADIPQELSANIDEGNLTESFLRNVPLFVVVSEDAGGNYLHARSLGDAAGGDTAKYAEVSKSGDCYLVSTRILLFDHPGGVSGDIGADKKSGVKWLTKMDIKNDGDNTVRDRNYYLVQDGANDGVYNLSLAFAVREVNSPAINITVSGDVAPADARWSISDASGDLAESGSGSHTYTPEKDGLYSVTFDIPEYYKLKLNGAEGNVISRDLKWGERWDIEAIYNYDAKVRANIVLPAGASENLKITGPNDRVSLALSYDVTPPGATVTKTEWKRSNKNIADVDENGILTALSGGDGGRGECTITLTLCPAGTSDVVSAEKTFTVTSAYVIKRGEVFTVDSDTDLYSLSVEEGGTLLVQDCILTVSDSLLLARGALVSLYDGAMIDASTADSSGAPQLITQGNDKINIMVKQGSSLSFSNPLLNGNYVSGTISCGKDGSYDATVPNGIRVTPVSAEITEGETYPLSVEFSPSSAYGKVVWSSTSTDIAEVAADGTVTAVAGGRTVIEASITTEAGDTYTSSCDVTVVKKAGGKADSIVFLNAGDPPSLELGTETTAEGLTPSVLPSSANVSLSWRSAREDIAAVDAADGTLTTFLLEGSCEITVTDSESGKSASYTVTVRRPAVPVEKITFSNTGPFNLKLNETLSIEAAVEPENATVKSLSWSSSKPEVAEAASDGSVTARGYGLAIITAAANDASGVHASYIVEIKNPNEDPSKEDGKSGSGCNSGVYVGAALLLPFIIRIRKFFR, encoded by the coding sequence ATGAAACACCTTGACAGAGTTTCATCAGGCGACATCGGCGACCTGACGGTCATTCTTTCGGGGGATAGTTTAATGTCCGACAGCAACGACATCAACTTGCCAACGGACAGAGGACTTACATCACTTTCAATCGAGTCGGCCTCCGGCGACTGCAAAATCAGCACGTCAAGCGGCGATGCATCGCTCAATATGTACGCCAACGGCATCCCCATTACGATCGGTGAAAAAGTCTACTTCGACGGCACTCTATATGGCGGCTCCCACGCTAGAGACCTAATCCTAAAAGACGGAGAAAACATCGATATTACGGTCAAAGGAAAGAGCGCCGTGATATACGGCGGATGCGACTCCGCCGACATGACCTCCGAGGGCAGTTCGGCGATCAAAATTAGCCTCACGGAGACGGGTAATCTTGGTTATATCTTCGGCGGCGGTTATAACTCAAACATCGGAACGGAGACAAACCCGATACCGGTAACAATCAACCTTGAGGGCGGAGATACCGACCGGTCCGGATACATGCGATCCAGCAGTCCCCGCATATTTGGCGGCGGCAAAGTCGTGAACTCAGTAGGAACCTTCAGAGAGTACGGCGACGTAAAAATCCTGACCGGTAAAAAATCATTCGCCGGAGAGACTAACGCCGACGTTGTCCGAATCTTCGGCGGCGGCATGGTTTCACGGCCTGATATATACCATTCCGCGGCCTCCGGCGACGCCGTACAGGAGATCATCGGAAACATCGACATCGAAGTGGCAAGCGCTGATTTTGCCGATACAAGAAACAAAAACCGCATAGACGGTATCCGCGGAGGCGGATATGTGTATACTGGCATAAGCGGCGACGACTGGAACAGAAACGGCGGCGCGGTATCAAGGGTGATCGGGAACGTACATCTGGACATTAACAGATGCGTGGACAACAGCCTCGGATTCGGCATCAACGGCGGCCCTTATGCCTATGGACCGGCTCATACGGGGGAGATCTCCGGCGACATAACGGTGGATATTCACAAAATAACCACCGGCACGACATACGTCACCAGCGTCGTCGGCGGCGGAGAGACTATCGACGGCGGAAAAATCAACATCGGCGGCAATATCACGGTCAATCTCCACGACGGCGCGGCAAGTAAACACAACAACGCGAGAATCAACGGCGGCGTAAAAATATCCTCGGGCGGCGGCGAGGCAAATATATCCGGAGACATCGATGTCAATATCGGAAATGGTTGTTCCATGCTGGATCCGGAGCCTAATCAATCTTCCTCTATTATCGGCTGTGCGGACATCGAAAAGTCATCATCAAAGGGCATTGTAAATATCGGCGGCGACGTCAGGATAAAGATCGGCGACGATTTTGCCTGTTACGGAATAACTGGCGTTAACATATACAATGAAAATAGCTCGGTTAATATATCCGGAGATATATCTATTACCGCAGGCGACAGGATGTCCACAATAAATCCTTTTTGCGGAGCTGGCTACGTTAAGGGAAAATTGAACGTCAGAAACATCCGCATTGATATTGGGAATGATTTTCACCTTGACGGGACCAGCAGCAGCGGCTATTTCTACGGAACTGGTCAGACCAAAGGCAGCAGCGAAGCCTCTATAAAAATCAGCGACGACCTCAAAATAACTATCGGCGACGGGCTCTCCTGCTCCTGGTTTTTCTCAGGCGGATATGTTCTTGACGGTACCATCTTTATCGGCGGCGATATCAAGACACACATAGGAAAAAACGCGAAACTTGCGTCTTTTGTCGGCGGCGGTTACACAGGCGCCGGCGGTTACGCTGCTAGAAGCTGTATCGTTGGCGGCAGCATAACGACGGTTGTTGATGGTACGGACGGGACATGGAACGGCCTTTACGCCGCGGGACGAGCTAGTGTAGCCAACAGCAAAGCTACCGTGGGATTCGATCTCGACGGCAATCCTTCGGCGGCGGGAGGCAACGTGAGCACAACGATAAAATCCGGTACGATCAAGTCATACTACGGCGCCGGATATGTAAGCACCGGTTCTTCAGACGCTGCGGTTCGCGGCAATGTGACCACGACGATGGAGTCCGGTACAATCACGTCATACAACGGGTCCGGATATGTAAATGGAGACACTTCTAACGCCAATATCAACGGCACCGCCTCATCTATATTTATCTCTTCGTCTGGGGATATAAATATCGGCAGTACATGTTCTCCCTCCGGACGTGTCTATGGAAACAATTCAACCGCCGATACAGGCGGCGTTCGTCTTGAATTCCAAGGCAATAATTTCAAGAGATTAGAGGGATCTTCATCTAGAATAAATATATACGGCTATGCGAAGACCTCTACGTCAAGCGCGAAGGTAAATGGCGGCGCGGCACTGGTACTGGATGACGCGGTCGTCAACGGACTTTGTTATTTTCAGCCCCTTTCCAACCCTCCCACCACCCCGCCCGCCAACACGGCGATCTCGGGCGAAAAAACGCTGACGGCAAAAAATATCTCCGGCATCATAACCGCCTACGTCTGCGACAACATCTATATAGAAAAATCCGCCGACATGACATTTATTGAAAGCTCTTATACACCATTCACCTGCGATTATCTGGACGTCGCGGAGGGAGCTTCGCTGCACCTCAAAAACGACGCCCAGCCAAATAAGGACCTTTCCGGAAGCGGCAAAATAACTCTGCCTAACGACAAGCTGCTGGTAGTTAAAGGCAAAGTGACCGGCAATCCTGAGCTTGCCATCGAGGGCACGCCAATCGGCGGACATATCTACGCGGCGGCCTCCTCCGCAAGCGACGGCGGCTTTACCTACAGCGGACCCGGCGTGCTGAAAAGGTCGCTCTCCGATTTCGGCTCGCAGTATCTCTGGCGGGTGGCTGACGACGGCCCCGTCGTCGTGCCGGAGGAAAACAGGACGGACGCCGACCATTCCGGCGTACTGGATATCAAAGAAAATTCATTGGAGGATTTCCTCATCTATGACGCCTTCACGGCGATGAAGGATAATGGCACCCTGCCGGTGGGCTTTGACGAAAACAAACTCTCCTCTATAAAGCCGATACACGCAGACAGCATGGATATCGAAGTGACGGAGTTTGCCGCCAGCGGCGATATCGCGGAGGCGATCGCCCGTTACTGGGATATCGAACCGGCTTCAAAGGACAGGGTGAAGCTGATCGCGCTGAAAAACACCTCCGCATCGAATAACACAGGCTCCGACGGCGGCATTTTCGTCAAGTTCTGGCGCATGCTGGCGGAGACGTTCAAAAACAATCACGGCAGTGAGGTCACGAGCGGCGATTATCTGCCTATCGAGGCAAATTTCACTATATCGTCAGCCGATATCCCGCAGGAGCTTAGCGCCAATATCGACGAGGGGAATCTCACCGAGAGTTTCCTGCGAAATGTCCCGCTGTTTGTGGTCGTAAGTGAAGACGCCGGCGGAAATTATCTCCACGCCCGCAGCCTCGGCGACGCGGCCGGAGGAGATACGGCTAAGTACGCGGAGGTCAGCAAGTCCGGCGACTGTTATCTGGTGTCGACGCGGATTTTGCTCTTCGACCATCCCGGAGGCGTTTCCGGCGATATCGGCGCGGACAAAAAGAGCGGCGTCAAGTGGCTCACGAAGATGGATATCAAAAACGACGGCGATAATACGGTACGCGACAGAAACTATTATCTGGTGCAGGACGGCGCAAACGACGGCGTATATAATCTTTCCCTCGCCTTCGCCGTGAGGGAGGTCAACAGCCCCGCTATAAACATCACCGTATCGGGAGACGTCGCTCCCGCCGACGCCCGCTGGAGCATCAGCGACGCCTCGGGAGACCTGGCGGAGAGCGGCAGCGGCTCCCATACTTACACACCGGAAAAGGACGGGCTCTATTCAGTGACCTTTGACATTCCCGAATATTATAAGTTAAAACTGAACGGAGCGGAGGGCAATGTCATAAGCCGCGATCTTAAATGGGGCGAACGCTGGGATATAGAGGCCATCTACAATTATGACGCAAAGGTCAGGGCCAATATCGTACTCCCCGCAGGCGCGTCGGAAAATCTGAAGATAACCGGACCGAACGACAGGGTGTCGCTGGCTTTGAGTTATGACGTCACCCCTCCGGGAGCGACGGTCACAAAGACGGAATGGAAGAGATCCAACAAGAATATTGCGGACGTGGATGAAAACGGCATCTTGACCGCCCTCTCAGGCGGAGACGGAGGACGCGGAGAGTGCACGATAACGCTGACGCTCTGCCCAGCCGGTACTTCGGATGTCGTCAGCGCGGAAAAGACGTTCACCGTCACCTCCGCCTATGTGATAAAGAGGGGCGAGGTATTCACGGTGGATAGCGACACCGATTTGTATTCCCTCTCCGTGGAGGAGGGCGGCACACTGCTGGTACAGGATTGCATACTGACCGTCTCTGATTCGCTTCTGCTGGCGCGGGGCGCTCTCGTCTCTCTTTACGACGGGGCGATGATAGACGCCTCGACGGCGGACTCCTCCGGCGCGCCGCAGCTGATAACGCAGGGAAACGACAAGATCAACATCATGGTGAAGCAGGGCAGCTCGCTGTCTTTCTCCAATCCCCTGCTAAACGGAAATTATGTGAGCGGAACGATATCATGCGGCAAAGACGGCTCGTACGACGCCACGGTGCCGAACGGCATCAGGGTTACGCCGGTATCAGCGGAGATAACCGAGGGAGAAACATATCCTCTTTCGGTGGAATTCTCCCCCTCCAGTGCCTATGGAAAGGTCGTCTGGTCCTCCACGAGCACCGACATCGCGGAGGTCGCGGCGGACGGCACGGTGACCGCAGTCGCCGGCGGCAGAACCGTGATAGAGGCCTCAATAACCACAGAAGCCGGTGATACCTATACCTCGTCGTGCGACGTCACGGTGGTAAAAAAGGCGGGCGGCAAAGCGGATAGCATCGTATTCCTCAACGCGGGAGATCCTCCGTCCCTTGAGCTGGGTACTGAGACCACAGCGGAAGGACTCACCCCCTCAGTCTTACCCTCCTCCGCCAATGTGTCACTTTCATGGCGGAGCGCCAGGGAAGATATCGCCGCGGTGGACGCGGCAGATGGAACGCTTACTACCTTCCTGCTGGAGGGAAGCTGTGAAATAACGGTGACGGACTCCGAGAGCGGTAAAAGCGCCTCCTACACGGTCACCGTAAGAAGGCCGGCCGTACCGGTGGAAAAAATCACATTCTCTAATACTGGACCGTTTAACCTGAAACTGAACGAGACGCTCAGTATAGAGGCGGCGGTCGAACCGGAAAACGCCACCGTGAAAAGCCTTTCGTGGTCCAGCAGCAAGCCAGAGGTCGCGGAGGCCGCCTCGGACGGCAGTGTGACGGCCAGAGGATACGGGCTTGCCATTATCACCGCCGCCGCAAACGACGCCTCCGGGGTCCACGCATCATATATAGTGGAGATAAAGAACCCCAACGAAGATCCGTCAAAAGAGGATGGAAAAAGCGGAAGTGGCTGTAATTCAGGAGTATATGTGGGCGCGGCGTTGCTGCTGCCGTTTATCATCAGGATCAGGAAATTCTTCCGGTAA
- a CDS encoding GNAT family N-acetyltransferase has protein sequence MLIKKILPAERERALALAMDVFMQYEAHDYPKEGIETFRRFLADREKIEALEMYGSYEGDELTGMIAMGNEGEHVTLFFVDGKHQRRGVGRKLFEAALSRSSSETITVNSSAFAVGIYRRLGFTAVAEEQTSNGLRYTPMIYKNKNSG, from the coding sequence ATGCTTATAAAAAAGATTCTCCCCGCGGAAAGGGAACGGGCGCTGGCGCTCGCGATGGATGTCTTTATGCAGTACGAGGCCCACGATTACCCGAAAGAGGGCATCGAGACATTCCGGCGTTTTCTGGCGGACAGAGAAAAGATAGAGGCCCTTGAAATGTACGGCTCTTACGAGGGAGACGAACTCACCGGCATGATCGCCATGGGCAATGAGGGAGAACATGTCACGCTGTTCTTCGTCGACGGCAAACACCAGCGGCGCGGCGTCGGCAGAAAACTCTTCGAGGCGGCCCTTAGCAGAAGCTCGTCGGAGACGATCACCGTAAATTCTTCGGCCTTCGCCGTCGGCATTTATAGGAGACTCGGCTTTACCGCAGTGGCAGAAGAACAGACGAGTAATGGTCTGAGATACACACCGATGATTTACAAAAATAAAAACTCAGGATAA
- a CDS encoding asparaginase domain-containing protein produces the protein MKEVLIISTGGTIVSVDHGNGAVPDSDAALGILQRGGEFLREKGYSYSVEVVFGEAGCDSSDISPAEWLTLTQRVNEAVLRGVKKILIIHGTDTMAYTAAWLSLTADPDAAVVLTGSQRTPGAPDFDGESNLHGAARLLCGVKRGVFIHFDGRDYEGAFVHKEDAEALSAYVSTGYGALPRNGIYRALDGKETEWRAAAAGLSLVTLHPAVLPRFDLCKILILAGYGAGNMPQRLRLQLAESFPEESRRPLIIAASSCARGRKNPAFYGGVGIAELTKESFSVFSQGSYSLEFLIALSYLSLLVSPEEPEKILQLYLEKF, from the coding sequence ATGAAAGAGGTGCTGATAATCTCCACCGGCGGCACCATCGTCTCAGTCGACCATGGAAATGGCGCGGTGCCGGATTCAGATGCCGCTCTCGGCATTCTTCAAAGGGGGGGGGAGTTCCTCCGCGAAAAAGGATATTCTTACAGTGTGGAGGTTGTTTTTGGCGAGGCAGGATGCGACAGCTCCGACATCTCTCCCGCTGAATGGCTGACGCTTACGCAGAGGGTAAACGAAGCGGTCCTGCGCGGGGTAAAAAAGATTCTCATAATCCATGGGACCGATACGATGGCCTATACCGCCGCCTGGCTTTCGCTCACAGCCGACCCGGACGCCGCGGTGGTGCTCACCGGCAGCCAGCGGACGCCTGGGGCTCCCGATTTTGACGGAGAATCCAACCTCCACGGAGCGGCAAGGCTTCTCTGCGGCGTGAAGCGCGGCGTATTCATCCACTTTGACGGCCGGGATTACGAGGGGGCCTTTGTACATAAGGAGGACGCCGAGGCGCTCTCCGCCTATGTATCTACCGGATACGGCGCACTGCCGCGAAACGGGATATACCGCGCCCTCGATGGTAAAGAGACTGAATGGCGCGCCGCCGCAGCAGGGCTGTCGCTTGTCACGCTGCATCCCGCGGTCCTGCCGCGCTTTGATCTTTGTAAGATACTTATCCTCGCTGGATACGGCGCGGGGAATATGCCGCAGAGGCTGCGCCTGCAGCTGGCGGAAAGTTTTCCGGAGGAAAGCCGCAGACCGCTCATCATCGCGGCCAGTTCGTGCGCCCGCGGCCGAAAAAACCCCGCCTTTTACGGCGGCGTCGGCATCGCGGAGCTGACAAAGGAAAGTTTTTCCGTTTTTAGTCAGGGAAGCTATTCCCTTGAGTTCCTGATTGCATTATCATATCTTTCATTATTAGTTTCACCGGAAGAGCCGGAAAAAATATTGCAGTTATATTTGGAAAAATTTTAA